The sequence below is a genomic window from Pleurocapsa sp. PCC 7327.
TTGGGAGTTACGACGTTTTGCCGATTTCTACCCCTTAACAGATTAACTCTTTAAGACATCTTTTAGAGCTGTACGAGCCGCTAAGTGATTGCGAGTTGAAGTCAAAATTTCTGACTCCCGTTGCAGACGAGCCATGGTATCTTGCATCTCCAACAGAGTTTGTTGTTCGGAAGCAACGCCGTAGAGATTTCCTGCCACCCAATAGGAGAGTTCTAGCGGCAAGCTAGGCAAGTCGTCTGGCAGTTCGATTTTTTGATCGATCAACTTAGCAGAAAGATGAACAACATCGCGCAATAGCTTTTCTACATCCCTTGCCAAAGGTCTGAGGTCTTCTGTTGGCGGTTCGTCCTCTATCCATTCCACGAGACCGACTCGATAGGGTTTTTCGCGAACGTACTCCAAGACTCGAAAACGCTGCTGTCCCAACGTCAGAATTTTCATGCGATCGTCGGGCAAGCGCTGAAAGCGAATCACTTCCGCGCAACAGCCAACTTTGGCTATTTCTCCGCCAATCGGATCGACCATTAATACTCCAAAACGGCGATCGTCCTCCAAAATCGTATTCATCATCATTCGGTAGCGGAATTCAAAAATGTGGAGGGGAAGTGGACGACCGGGAAATAGAACTACCTCTGGGAGGGGAAACAGGGGAAGTTCTCTGACTGCAATTGAAGACGAAGATGCCATGTTACTCTGTTCCCAAGCATAAGCTGTCCTCTTTTTATCTAGCGCATTTTTCGGAAATTTACCACCCCTGTGGGCGCGTTACACTTACAAGAAGGCTAAAATCCGAGTCACTCAATTTTTTTGCCGGTAACAATGCCATACTTAACCGAACCCGATCGCATTAGCCAAGCCATCGCAAACTACGCTCAAGCGAAAATTCTCTGGATAGATACGGAAATTGCGGATTACCAAAGTAAAAAGCCAAGATTGTCTCTCGTGCAAGTGTTGGACGACCCAACGGACGTCAAAGGCGATCGCGTTGCGATTTTAGATGTTTTGGATAGAACTCAACTGATCGATGAGTTTATCGACAAGATTATGGCGAATCCGGCGATCGAAAAAGTTTTTCACAATGCCAGCTTCGATTGCAGATTTTTGGGAAGAAGCAGAGCTAGAAATGTCACTTGCACTCTGGAAATGGCACAAAAAATCCCATATTACATTTTGCCCTTGTCAAATTATAAACTTGCGACGCTAGCAGAACAACTCTGCCATTTTTCCAAAGTTAATAAAACCGAACAAGGAGGCGACTGGAGCCTACGTCCCCTAACCGAGCAGCAACTCGAATATGCCAAGATGGACGTAGTTTATGTTGCCTGCGCGCACGAACGACTTCTGCAACTTTCCCAGCGCCTGCAAATAGATCCTGCCACAGAAGATATCGCTGCATTGACTCTTCGCTATCGGCACATCGAGCATCGCTGGAAAGTACTAGATACAGAACTCAAGCACCTTAAAGAGCGACTCAAACAGGCAATGGCAACTCAAAATGTCTCGGAGATCGATGGATTTAAACTATCAATTCAAGAACGAAAACACAAAAAAGTCGCTTTTAACGATCTAGCAAAATTCGTGCAAGAATCTGGAATCGAATTAAATTTTCCCATTAGACTAACGCAGGAACTTCAGAAACAAATGCCAGAGATTATCGAGAATATTCCCATCGAAGAAGATGTTGAAACAATTTTACAGCTTAAGATTAGCGAAGTAGAAGATGAAAATTTGCCTTTTTAGCGATTAAATGCTGGATTTAAAGGCTAATTTGTCAACTTTTGCCTTTCTGCTCTACGAAAGATAAATCTCTTTGTTTTTTGGTAAAAAAGATACCCCATTGATTTCTATTTTGGTATCATCTATTACTAAAGTCAAAATGGCAAATTGTATCTAGCATAACATCAAGAGCGAAAAAAGCGATCGCCCCTCAAAAATTCCGACCCTAGAATCTAAAGATGCGATTTTGGTAGAGGAAAAAATAGCCTTCGCGATCGTTATTCGAGTCACAGAAAACAGTCAAATCCGATCAAATTGCTCATCGCTGACTTTTAGAAACAAAAAGCCGATCGCTTAGCAATTGAAACGGTTAAAATTTCATCTGGATGCTGTTTGTAAAGGTGAGATTTCGCTTCGTAACAATTCAGCAGCGATTAATACAAAAGTGCAATCTTAATCTTGAGAAAGTATTAAAAATTATTGCTCGATTTTCCTCTGCAAGAACTTGAGCCAATTGACGAACTACACTTGGATAAGTGAGGGCGTGCAGACATCAATGAACTTGGAGGTTCTAAGAATGGATAATATCGCTCAATTACTTGGAAATGAATTGCAAACTTTACATATGTCGCCACAATCTCAGTATCTATTAGAACGCAGAGAAGCCTCCACCTATTGCGATCGCTTAACTGAAGACGAACTTTGGTACAGTCGTTCGATCGAGCAACTAGAGCAAATAGGAATAACAAACGTGGGTCGAGTTTACCACAATCTCTCGGTGCCTCAGTTAGTCGAACACGCTCTTGCCAGAGGCGAAGGCATACTGACCGACAGCGGTGCCTTAGTGGTCGAAACCGGAAAATACACGGGTCGCTCCCCTAAAGATAAATTTCTCGTTGACGAGCCTAGTAGTCGGGAAGACATAGACTGGAATAAAGATAACGTTCCTATCTCCGAACTAAAATTCGAGCAGTTGTACCAGCGCGTTCTCTCCTACGTTCAAGGTCGCGACCTCTATGTTTTTGACGGTTATGTCGGAGCCGATCCAAAATATCGTTGTGGGGTTCGAGTTATTACAGAATTAGCGTTTCAAAATCTCTTTGCCCATCAGCTATTCCTGCGACCGACAACCGCAGAATTATCGGAGCATAAAGCGGATTTTACCGTCATTGCCGTACCCGGTTTGCACGGCGACCCCGAAACAAATGGCATTAATAGCGAAACGTTCATCGTCCTGCACCTAGCCAAGAAACTCGTACTGATCGGGGGAACTCGCTACGCTGGCGAAATCAAGAAATCGATCTTTACCCTGATGAACTACTTCATGACCAAGCAGAACGTGCTACCGATGCATTGCGCTGCCAACATCGACAAACACGGTCATACAGCTCTATTTTTCGGCTTGTCGGGAACGGGCAAAACCACACTATCTGCCGACCCAGAACGTAGCTTGATCGGAGACGACGAACATGGATGGTCGGATGAAGGCATCTTTAACTTTGAAGGCGGTTGCTATGCCAAGACCATTCGCTTAAGTGCCGAAAACGAACCGCAGATATGGTCGGCGCTTCGGTTTGGGTCGCTGCTAGAGAACGTCGTCGTCGATCCACAGACGCGAGTGCCCGACTACGACGACGATCGCTTGACAGAAAATACCAGAGCCGCCTACCCGTTAAGATATATTCCCAACTGCGCTCTCTCTGGCATTGGACCCCATCCCAAAACGCTTGTTTTACTAACGGCTGATGCATTTGGCGTGCTTCCTCCCATTGCCAAACTTACCAAGGAACAGGCAATGTATCACTTCTTATCGGGTTATACCAGCAAGCTAGCAGGTACGGAACGGGGAATCACCGCACCTCAAGTGACTTTCTCGGCTTGTTTCGGTCAGGTTTTCTTTCCATTACCCCCAACTGTATATGCCGAAATGTTAGGGGAACGGTTGCAGCAACACCTAGAGACGAGCGTGTACTTAGTCAATACAGGCTGGTCGGGCGGTCCCTATGGAGTCGGTCATCGCATTTCCCTCAAACATACGCGGGCGATGGTATCGGCTGCCCTCGATGGAAAGTTGGATAAAGTTAATTTTAAGCCTCATCCAATTTTCAAAGTCTTGGTTCCCGAAAAAGTGCCAGGCGTACCCTCTAAAATTCTAGATCCACAAAATACCTGGGACGATCCCGAAGCTTATACTCAACAAGCAGAGGAATTAGCCCGTCGTTTTGTGGAAAACTTTAAGCAATTTGCCGATGCCCGCAAGGAAATTGTCGAGGCGGGTCCGAGTGTTTCTTAAGATAAACAATATATAAATAAGAAGATTCACCAAGGCGAGTCCATTACCTACTCGCCCTAGCTAGTATCAGCCAATTTTTTTAGGGAGGAGCTAAATCTAACTTAAGACAATGATTTATGGTAAAAAAAGATTGTCTGGTTAAGTCAGCAAGCCCAACCAAACGAAAATATTACCGATCTGAGGAAAATAGCTCATGCCTCTCAATGCTGATGTTCTAGAGAAAAGCTTCAATCTCGTCGAACCGCGTGCTAACGAATTTGCTGCCAGCTTCTATGAGACCTTATTTACCGACTCTCCCGAAGCTAAACCTCTGTTTGCCAACACGGACATGGAAAAGCAGCAACAGAAGCTGATTATGTCTCTAGTGTATGTTGTTACTAATCTCCGCTATCCCGAAGAATTGACGAAGGTGCTGAGGGAGATGGGAGAAAAGCATGCTACCTATGGAGCAAAAGCAGAACATTACCCAATCGTGGGCGCGGCTTTGCTGAAAACCCTTGAAGCTTATTTGGGAGCAGATTGGACACCAGAAGTTAAACAGGCTTGGACAGATGCTTATGAGGAAATTTCTTACTTGATGCTGGAAGGGGCAAAGCGTCATGAGACAACCCTTGCATCAGAAGAGTCGCTTCAGAAGCCCAACGAACAATCCCTTGAGAGTGAATCAGTGCAATCCGAACCTAAATCTTCGGGGACTAATTGGACGGTAGTAGCTATAATAGCTACGTGCGCTATTGGTCTACTGGGTTTGGGAATTCTACTCATGAGTTGGGGAAATGCTTCCCAAAATAATAATAATCAGAGCTTAGAGCGGATGAATGTTCCAGTTAATATAAATTTTACTGCTGCAAGATAAGCCGCGACAAACCTACGCCGGGATAGTATCTACCTAGAATCTGCTGGTGGTCGTAACCTTGAGCCGCTAGATCGTAAGCGCCAGTCTGACTCATCCCTATACCTCGATGAACGTTAGAGACGATCTCGTCGGTGGAAGCATAGAGAGACTCTACGATGCCACCGTTGTAGCTGAGAATTTGTCCTGCCGTCGCGTTGACGGCTTTGTGAGTAGTGTCGTACTCGCTCGCCAGTCCTTTATAGACTTGCCAGCGTTCGGTATGTCCCAAGTGATACCATTCGCTTGCCGGACGAATCATGTGGACAAGAGCATAAGAACGAGCCGCGATCGCCTGTGCTTTTAGCGCTTCGAGAGGGGCAGTAGCATGCATTTCGCTGCCAACGACGCTGTAGAGATATTCTTCTAAATTGACATAATTAACTGCTAGTATCGTGTTTCCTTGAGAGACTAGCAGGAGTTTTCCCCGATACCAGCGATCGCCAACATAAACAAATCCTCCTGCCTTGGGTTTCACCCAAACGGCGTAAGGTAATTGGGAATTGCCAAGCGTCAAATTAGAACCGTTAGGATATACTGTAATCCCCTGATTGGCAGCAATCGTTTTCAGCACTCGACCGTTTCTATCCTGAATAGACGCTTGCGTAGAGGTTCCCACGACGGCGTTCTCTGCATCTCTCAGAAGGGCTACTTTAATTTCCAGCTTGGGAGGCTTATAAGAAGGTACTGCGCTTGAGGAGGGATTTTGGGTTTTTTTAGCAGGTTGTTGCTTCGTTGAAGGCTGCGAAGATTTAATGGGTGCTTTGTGCGAAGTCTTTTGAGTTGGCTGTTGGGGCTTTTGCTTCTGTGGAGTTGTCGAAGCAGAGATAGCGGAATCTTTACTAACGAGAGATGCTTCCAACTCAGAAGAAGAAATTCGCTTTAGCGATCGCACTGAAGGACTTTCCTGAGAAGTTTCTGTCGGTGAATTTGACGATAGCCCGTAAGTCAGAAAGATCGGCAAAAATAAAACGATTGAAACAAAGGGTATCGTCCAGACCCCTAAACGATTAAAAATTTTAGGTAGGTGGAATTTTTTAGCCATGCAGAAACTCTAGTGCTTTTCTCTCCAATTTGTCACTATTGCCGATAGTAACCTGCTATGTCGGAGAAGACAAGAATTTTGATTGGCTGAGCGCGATCGCTCTGACTAGCCACAGAGTCTTGCCGATCGGTCATAATCAATTTAGGTGACACATATGAACTATGAATTGGCAAGAGATTTCCGGTAGCTGGGTTTTGATTCCTCGACGACCGATTGGTGTCGTTCATTTTCTTGGTGGTGCTTTTGTAGGGACAGCACCTAACCTGACCTATCGTTGCTTGTTAGAACAACTAGGAAAAGCTGGCTATGCCGTCATCGCGACTCCGTTTGTCAATACTCTCGACCATGCCGCGATCGCCCGTAGCGTTCTCAATCGGTTCGAGAATATTCTAGAGCGTTTGCAGGCGACTAATGCCCTCGGTCAAAGCTATCTTCCTATCTATGGAGTCGGACACAGTATGGGATGCAAGCTACATTTGCTGATCGGCAGTCTTTATTCTGTCGAACGAGCGGGTAACATTTTGATGTCTTTTAATAACTATCCCGTTCGTCGGGCTATTCCTTTTATCGAACAGTTAGAACTCGACGCTACCTTAAATTTAGAATTTACCCCTTCCCCAGAAGAAACCAATCTGTTGATTGCCAAAAATTATGAAGTGCGTCGCAATCTTTTGATCCGTTTTACTAATGATGACATCGATCAAACAACTATTCTAAGCCCCGTCCTGCAAGACCGCTTTCCCAACATGGTTGCTTCGCTGACGCTTCCTGGCAACCACCTAACCCCACTCGGACAAGAGATTAACTGGCAACCATCAGAAATATTCACTCCCATAGACGCGATCGGACAATGGGTAAAACAAGGATTTTCACGCAATCTCAATCTTCTCAAACAAGAAATTCTTCGCTGGCTCAATCCAGTTATGAGTTACCAGTGAGGGGATTGGTCAAAAGTCCTTTGTTAGTGGTTAGTGGTTAGTCGTTAATTGTCTCCCCATCTCCCCACTCTTCCTTGTCCCCTTATCCCCCTTGTCTCCCGCCCTCCCCACACTCCCAGTCTCAGAAGTCTCTCAGTCTCCCGTCTCTTCTACCTCCTTAGCTGGACTGACTTTAGCGCGATAGAGCAGCTTTTCTCCCTGTCGATAGCCTACATATCGGACTTTAACCATCTCGCCCGGTTCGGCAGATCCTTCCATAAGTTGATGCCATCGAGGATCGTAGGGAACTTTGTCGCCAACGGACGCGATCGCTTCTACTGCCCAAGATTCTAATAAATCCAGAATGGGTTTCATCAGTGGCAGCAATTTCACGGCTGGCAATTGATGATTCTGCTGTGCGACTGACGCAGCCGTGGGCCATTGTAATAGCCAAGGCTCCAATCGTTGCAAGCTCGCTTGCTGAAATTCTCTCGCGATCGTTTCTCGCTGTTGTTCTAGTTGTTGTTGCAGCCGCTGGTATTCCTGTCTAAGAGCGTCTCTAGAGGCTGAATCGTCTTCTTGTTTGAGATTGCTCGGCAGCAAATATTCTGGGCAAAATAGCGTCAGTAACTTATCGACTGGAACCTGTAAAGTTTGAGATAGTTTCAGGAGAATTTCGATCGGCATTTTGGGCATCAAGCCGTATTGAAGACGTATTAATTGCAGTTCGGAAATCCCTGACCGTTGACTTAGTTTGCTCAAGCTAGCAATCCCGACCCGCTCCATCAGTTGAAGCAGGAGTTGATGATTTTTGAGGTAGATAGATCGATCGGCGGACATAAAGCGGATGAGAGAAAGGGAGAGAAGAAGATCTAAAAACTATGCTAAATGTTTTTGCAGGACTGCGCGAGGAGCGCGACGCACTCTACATTTGATTGTCTCTTTTCCGAGGCGCTGGTGAGCCTCGTAGCGATGGCAACCAGAAAAGCCATAGTATTGCCCATCGACTTCTAATACGTCAATGGGTTCTCTCAAACCCTCTTGAGCAATTGACTCCATTAGCATCGCCACTTTTTCAGGATTGGTTTGTCGCGGTAAGGGACGACGAATTTGGGATACGGGAATTTCTTCAATCCTAATCATCTTAAGTTCGCTTGATTGTATATTTTTCTTACTCTATAAATCATACTCGTTATGACTTTGATTTGCAAACTCGTTCCTAACTTGAATTACTGGGGACATCCTGTCCCCAGACCCCTTGGGGGCAGATGGATGCATGAATGTTTTTTTGTCTCTGTTAATTTGTATGAATTTTAGGGGAATTCTTAGAGTGTAACTCTGAGAATTTGTAGCTAACTACGAAAACCAATATGAACCACGAAGTTTCTAATAATAGATTTCCTCATTTGCCGCAGGAAGTACAAAGTCTGATTGCTCAAAATGCACCAAGTACAGTTGATGTAGAAACAAAA
It includes:
- a CDS encoding ribonuclease D, which gives rise to MPYLTEPDRISQAIANYAQAKILWIDTEIADYQSKKPRLSLVQVLDDPTDVKGDRVAILDVLDRTQLIDEFIDKIMANPAIEKVFHNASFDCRFLGRSRARNVTCTLEMAQKIPYYILPLSNYKLATLAEQLCHFSKVNKTEQGGDWSLRPLTEQQLEYAKMDVVYVACAHERLLQLSQRLQIDPATEDIAALTLRYRHIEHRWKVLDTELKHLKERLKQAMATQNVSEIDGFKLSIQERKHKKVAFNDLAKFVQESGIELNFPIRLTQELQKQMPEIIENIPIEEDVETILQLKISEVEDENLPF
- a CDS encoding SpoIID/LytB domain-containing protein codes for the protein MAKKFHLPKIFNRLGVWTIPFVSIVLFLPIFLTYGLSSNSPTETSQESPSVRSLKRISSSELEASLVSKDSAISASTTPQKQKPQQPTQKTSHKAPIKSSQPSTKQQPAKKTQNPSSSAVPSYKPPKLEIKVALLRDAENAVVGTSTQASIQDRNGRVLKTIAANQGITVYPNGSNLTLGNSQLPYAVWVKPKAGGFVYVGDRWYRGKLLLVSQGNTILAVNYVNLEEYLYSVVGSEMHATAPLEALKAQAIAARSYALVHMIRPASEWYHLGHTERWQVYKGLASEYDTTHKAVNATAGQILSYNGGIVESLYASTDEIVSNVHRGIGMSQTGAYDLAAQGYDHQQILGRYYPGVGLSRLILQQ
- a CDS encoding helix-turn-helix domain-containing protein, giving the protein MSADRSIYLKNHQLLLQLMERVGIASLSKLSQRSGISELQLIRLQYGLMPKMPIEILLKLSQTLQVPVDKLLTLFCPEYLLPSNLKQEDDSASRDALRQEYQRLQQQLEQQRETIAREFQQASLQRLEPWLLQWPTAASVAQQNHQLPAVKLLPLMKPILDLLESWAVEAIASVGDKVPYDPRWHQLMEGSAEPGEMVKVRYVGYRQGEKLLYRAKVSPAKEVEETGD
- a CDS encoding globin family protein, with product MPLNADVLEKSFNLVEPRANEFAASFYETLFTDSPEAKPLFANTDMEKQQQKLIMSLVYVVTNLRYPEELTKVLREMGEKHATYGAKAEHYPIVGAALLKTLEAYLGADWTPEVKQAWTDAYEEISYLMLEGAKRHETTLASEESLQKPNEQSLESESVQSEPKSSGTNWTVVAIIATCAIGLLGLGILLMSWGNASQNNNNQSLERMNVPVNINFTAAR
- a CDS encoding LON peptidase substrate-binding domain-containing protein, whose translation is MASSSSIAVRELPLFPLPEVVLFPGRPLPLHIFEFRYRMMMNTILEDDRRFGVLMVDPIGGEIAKVGCCAEVIRFQRLPDDRMKILTLGQQRFRVLEYVREKPYRVGLVEWIEDEPPTEDLRPLARDVEKLLRDVVHLSAKLIDQKIELPDDLPSLPLELSYWVAGNLYGVASEQQTLLEMQDTMARLQRESEILTSTRNHLAARTALKDVLKS
- a CDS encoding DUF1350 family protein; this translates as MNWQEISGSWVLIPRRPIGVVHFLGGAFVGTAPNLTYRCLLEQLGKAGYAVIATPFVNTLDHAAIARSVLNRFENILERLQATNALGQSYLPIYGVGHSMGCKLHLLIGSLYSVERAGNILMSFNNYPVRRAIPFIEQLELDATLNLEFTPSPEETNLLIAKNYEVRRNLLIRFTNDDIDQTTILSPVLQDRFPNMVASLTLPGNHLTPLGQEINWQPSEIFTPIDAIGQWVKQGFSRNLNLLKQEILRWLNPVMSYQ
- the pckA gene encoding phosphoenolpyruvate carboxykinase (ATP) produces the protein MDNIAQLLGNELQTLHMSPQSQYLLERREASTYCDRLTEDELWYSRSIEQLEQIGITNVGRVYHNLSVPQLVEHALARGEGILTDSGALVVETGKYTGRSPKDKFLVDEPSSREDIDWNKDNVPISELKFEQLYQRVLSYVQGRDLYVFDGYVGADPKYRCGVRVITELAFQNLFAHQLFLRPTTAELSEHKADFTVIAVPGLHGDPETNGINSETFIVLHLAKKLVLIGGTRYAGEIKKSIFTLMNYFMTKQNVLPMHCAANIDKHGHTALFFGLSGTGKTTLSADPERSLIGDDEHGWSDEGIFNFEGGCYAKTIRLSAENEPQIWSALRFGSLLENVVVDPQTRVPDYDDDRLTENTRAAYPLRYIPNCALSGIGPHPKTLVLLTADAFGVLPPIAKLTKEQAMYHFLSGYTSKLAGTERGITAPQVTFSACFGQVFFPLPPTVYAEMLGERLQQHLETSVYLVNTGWSGGPYGVGHRISLKHTRAMVSAALDGKLDKVNFKPHPIFKVLVPEKVPGVPSKILDPQNTWDDPEAYTQQAEELARRFVENFKQFADARKEIVEAGPSVS
- a CDS encoding ParB N-terminal domain-containing protein, producing the protein MIRIEEIPVSQIRRPLPRQTNPEKVAMLMESIAQEGLREPIDVLEVDGQYYGFSGCHRYEAHQRLGKETIKCRVRRAPRAVLQKHLA